The following are encoded together in the Juglans microcarpa x Juglans regia isolate MS1-56 chromosome 2D, Jm3101_v1.0, whole genome shotgun sequence genome:
- the LOC121248182 gene encoding 6-phosphogluconate dehydrogenase, decarboxylating 2 has translation MAAPSQPTRIGLAGLAVMGQNLALNIAEKGFPISVYNRTTSKVDETVERAKKEGDLPLFGFHDPKSFVHSIQKPRVIIMLVKAGAPVDQTIKTLSVYLEKGDCIIDGGNEWYENTERREKAMAELGLLYLGMGVSGGEEGARHGPSLMPGGSFEAYKNIEDILLKVAAQVQDSGPCVTYIGKGGSGNFVKMIHNGIEYGDMQLIAEAYDVLKSVGKLSNEELQSVFSEWNKGELLSFLIEITADIFGIKDDKGEGYLVDKVLDKTGMKGTGKWTVQQAADLSVAAPTIESSLDARFLSGLKEERVEAAKVFKSGGFGDILTDQAVDKKQLVDDVRKALYASKICSYAQGMNLIRAKSIEKGWDLKLGELARIWKGGCIIRAIFLDRIKKAYDRNPDLANLLVDPEFAKEIIERQSAWRRVVCLSINSGISTPGMSASLAYFDSYRRERLPANLVQAQRDYFGAHTYERIDVEGSFHTEWFKLAKQSKN, from the coding sequence ATGGCTGCACCCTCCCAGCCTACAAGAATTGGCCTTGCTGGTCTGGCTGTCATGGGCCAAAACCTGGCTCTCAACATTGCTGAGAAAGGCTTTCCAATTTCTGTATATAATCGAACTACCTCGAAAGTTGATGAGACTGTTGAGCGAGCTAAGAAGGAAGGAGATCTTCCTCTATTTGGTTTCCATGATCCCAAATCTTTTGTGCACTCCATCCAGAAACCTCGTGTCATCATTATGCTAGTTAAGGCCGGGGCACCTGTTGACCAAACCATAAAGACCCTCTCTGTTTACCTGGAGAAGGGTGATTGTATCATTGATGGTGGTAATGAGTGGTATGAGAACactgagagaagagagaaagccATGGCCGAATTGGGTTTACTGTACCTTGGAATGGGAGTTTCAGGTGGTGAGGAGGGTGCTCGACATGGACCCTCTTTGATGCCTGGAGGGTCCTTCGAGGCTTACAAGAACATTGAAGACATTCTTCTTAAAGTTGCAGCTCAAGTGCAAGACAGTGGCCCCTGTGTGACTTACATAGGCAAAGGTGGCTCTGGTAATTTTGTTAAGATGATTCATAACGGAATTGAGTATGGTGATATGCAGCTGATTGCAGAGGCTTATGATGTACTGAAATCTGTTGGAAAGTTGTCAAATGAGGAGCTTCAGAGTGTTTTTTCAGAATGGAACAAGGGGGAACTTCTGAGCTTCTTGATCGAGATCACTGCAGATATATTTGGAATTAAGGATGATAAGGGTGAGGGATATTTGGTTGACAAGGTTCTGGACAAAACTGGCATGAAGGGTACTGGCAAATGGACCGTACAGCAAGCTGCTGACCTATCAGTTGCAGCTCCCACAATCGAATCTTCTTTGGACGCAAGATTCCTCAGTGGATTAAAGGAGGAAAGAGTTGAAGCTGCCAAAGTCTTCAAATCTGGTGGGTTTGGTGATATCTTGACTGATCAAGCTGTTGACAAGAAGCAGTTGGTCGATGATGTAAGGAAAGCTCTTTATGCATCCAAGATATGCAGTTATGCACAGGGAATGAATCTGATCCGTGCAAAGAGTATTGAGAAGGGGTGGGACCTGAAGTTAGGGGAATTGGCTAGGATTTGGAAGGGGGGTTGCATCATCCGAGCCATATTCCTGGACAGAATTaagaaggcatatgataggaACCCTGATCTGGCAAACCTTCTTGTGGATCCAGAGTTTGCAAAGGAAATTATTGAGCGACAATCCGCCTGGCGAAGAGTTGTGTGCCTGTCTATTAACTCAGGTATTAGCACCCCGGGCATGTCCGCCAGTCTTGCTTACTTTGATTCTTACCGAAGGGAAAGATTGCCAGCTAATTTGGTCCAAGCTCAAAGAGACTATTTTGGTGCTCATACTTATGAAAGGATTGATGTGGAGGGATCTTTCCATACTGAGTGGTTCAAGCTTGCCAAACAGTCTAAGAATTAA
- the LOC121248183 gene encoding probable galacturonosyltransferase 9: MAVAVRGSRGGGGSGIGGLSFRSFFSYRIFVSAMFSLLFIATLSVLLTTNPSTPQHDSTLPTTGNAYVHRTFLALKSDPLKTKLDLIHKQASDHITLVNAYAAYARKLKLEISRQLRMFDDLAQTFSDLQMKPTYRASLFESDGPVDEDILRQFEKEVKDRVKTARLMIAEAKENYDNQLKIQKLKDTIFAVNELLIKAKKNGASASLISAKSIPKSLHCLAMRLVEERISHPEKYREEVSKPEFEDPSLYHYAIFSDNVIAVSVVVRSVVKNAQEPWKHVFHVVTDRMNLAAMKVWFKMRPVEGGAHVEVKAVEDYTFLNSSYVPVLRQFESSKLQRSYFENQAENATKEANNMKFGNPKYESMLSHLRFYLPEIYPKLHKILYLDDDVVVQKDLTPLWKIDLDGKVNGAVETCFGSFHRFARYLNFSHPLIRERFNPKACAWAYGMNIFDLDAWRFEKCTEQYHNWQNLNEERTLWKLDTLPPGLITFYSTTKSLDKSWHVLGLGYNPSISMDEINNAAVIHYNGNMKPWLDIAMNQYKNLWTKYVDNDMEFVQMCNFGL; the protein is encoded by the exons ATGGCGGTCGCTGTCCGAGGAAGCCGGGGCGGTGGGGGATCGGGTATCGGTGGATTGAGCTTCCGGAGTTTCTTCTCGTACCGGATCTTCGTTTCCGCCATGTTCTCCCTCCTCTTCATCGCCACACTCTCCGTTCTCCTCACCACCAATCCCTCCACTCCTCAGCACGACTCT ACACTTCCGACAACTGGTAATGCGTACGTGCATCGAACATTTTTGGCATTGAAATCCGATCCACTTAAAACGAAATTGGATTTGATACATAAGCAAGCGAGTGATCACATTACGCTTGTGAATGCGTACGCTGCCTATGCGAGGAAGCTTAAGCTTGAGATTTCTAGGCAGTTGAGGATGTTTGATGATCTAGCGCAGACATTCTCGGATCTACAGATGAAGCCCACTTACCGGGCATCGTTGTTTGAGTCCGACGGTCCAGTGGATGAAGATATTTTGAGGCAATTTGAAAAGGAGGTGAAGGATAGAGTTAAGACTGCACGGTTGATGATTGCAGAGGCGAAGGAGAATTATGATAATCAGTTAAAGATACAAAAGTTGAAGGATACAATCTTTGCTGTTAATGAGTTGCTTATTAAGGCAAAAAAGAATGGGGCATCTGCAAGCTTGATTTCTGCAAAGTCGATTCCAAAGAGCTTGCATTGTTTGGCAATGAGGCTTGTAGAGGAGAGGATTTCTCACCCTGAGAAGTATAGGGAGGAGGTGTCTAAGCCAGAGTTTGAGGACCCAAGTCTGTATCATTATGCCATATTTTCTGATAATGTGATTGCAGTATCTGTGGTAGTAAGATCTGTGGTAAAGAATGCACAGGAGCCTTGGAAACATGTTTTTCATGTTGTTACGGACAGGATGAATCTTGCGGCAATGAAAGTTTGGTTTAAGATGAGGCCGGTGGAAGGAGGTGCCCATGTGGAGGTGAAGGCGGTAGAGGATTATACTTTCTTGAATTCTTCATATGTGCCAGTATTGAGGCAATTCGAATCATCAAAGTTGCAGAGGTCTTACTTTGAGAACCAGGCAGAGAATGCTACTAAGGAAGCTAATAACATGAAGTTTGGGAACCCAAAGTATGAATCAATGTTGAGTCACCTTCGTTTTTATTTGCCAGAGATCTATCCAAAATTGCACAAAATCCTATATTTGGATGATGATGTTGTGGTTCAGAAAGACTTAACTCCCCTATGGAAAATTGATCTAGATGGGAAAGTGAATGGGGCTGTTGAGACCTGCTTTGGGTCTTTCCACCGCTTTGCCCGGTATTTGAATTTTTCGCATCCTCTAATTAGGGAGAGGTTCAATCCTAAGGCTTGTGCTTGGGCTTATGGGATGAACATATTTGATCTTGATGCTTGGAGGTTTGAGAAATGCACAGAGCAGTACCATAACTGGCAGAACTTG AATGAAGAACGCACCTTATGGAAGTTGGATACTCTTCCGCCTGGCCTGATCACCTTTTACTCAACAACAAAATCATTGGACAAATCCTGGCATGTGCTAGGGCTCGGCTACAATCCCAGCATTAGCATGGATGAGATCAACAATGCAGCAGTCATCCATTACAATGGCAACATGAAGCCTTGGCTTGACATTGCTATGAACCAATATAAGAATCTTTGGACCAAGTATGTGGACAATGATATGGAGTTTGTGCAGATGTGCAATTTTGGCCTTTAA
- the LOC121248184 gene encoding basic leucine zipper 43-like: protein MQPSEVTALHYLVPPNPSPYPSHHFSMSQSCTPGIQLNQFSSPIYNFQFPQAQEFNPQSSSFSSNSTSDEADEQQLSLINERKQRRMISNRESARRSRMRKQKHLDELWSQVLWLRNENHQLIDKLNHASESHDRVVQENAQLKEEASELRQMLNNMQINSPFPSLRDLEDVPCNTAYLRAESSNQSISTSSMDLLG from the coding sequence ATGCAGCCTAGTGAGGTTACAGCTCTTCATTATCTAGTCCCTCCAAACCCATCTCCATACCCTTCTCATCACTTTAGCATGTCTCAGAGTTGCACACCTGGAATTCAATTGAACCAATTTTCTAGCCCAATATACAATTTCCAGTTCCCTCAAGCTCAAGAATTCAACCCACAATCATCATCTTTCAGCAGCAATTCAACTTCTGATGAAGCTGATGAGCAACAACTGAGCCTTATCAACGAGAGGAAACAAAGACGGATGATATCTAATAGAGAGTCTGCGCGTCGTTCACGTATGCGCAAGCAGAAGCACCTAGATGAGCTCTGGTCACAGGTGCTTTGGCTCCGGAATGAAAATCACCAGCTCATAGATAAGCTGAACCATGCCTCGGAGAGCCATGACCGGGTGGTTCAAGAAAATGCTCAGCTCAAAGAGGAAGCTTCAGAACTTCGCCAAATGCTTAATAACATGCAAATCAATAGCCCCTTCCCTTCCTTGAGAGACCTTGAAGATGTTCCCTGCAACACAGCTTACCTCAGAGCTGAGTCATCAAACCAGTCCATCAGTACAAGTTCCATGGATCTGCTTGGCTAA
- the LOC121248186 gene encoding E3 ubiquitin-protein ligase CIP8-like — MSQFDEFTLHEPDPSPIDPHAHSHTQSLDPLARRRTFISSVTDRNPFDSQSYDSDWFSDLGSTSDRDVGRFLNDLFERRSDDGYDLHAFDVPGSGSDPFSEFEFEFANGGEFGSDQEELPGIGFGFDIEFDAQYSVGDGLRVAGLDSESDPSVEFNSEDSNFRLDSFCLEEQRTGFEGFEWEEVEEGVFNQRENLGIMVEEVEELSVGSSEEVGVRNLEWEILLGANMRLERAFDADSDSDSYLAAFQDEYDAEPAEYDTIFGRFGDNGRGSPPAAKRVVENLPFVELTVEELQTNALVCAVCKDAIVVEEKVRRLPCSHYYHGDCIVPWLSIRNTCPVCRYELPTEDTE, encoded by the coding sequence ATGTCGCAGTTCGACGAATTCACTCTCCATGAACCAGACCCGAGCCCAATCGACCCTCATGCACATTCCCATACCCAATCCCTCGATCCCCTCGCACGACGCCGTACATTTATCTCCTCCGTCACCGACCGCAACCCTTTCGATTCCCAAAGCTACGACTCTGACTGGTTCTCCGATTTGGGATCCACCTCGGACCGGGACGTGGGCCGCTTCCTCAACGACCTCTTCGAGCGCCGATCTGATGATGGTTATGATTTACACGCTTTCGATGTTCCTGGCTCGGGCTCCGACCCCTTTTCCGAGTTCGAGTTCGAGTTCGCAAATGGTGGTGAATTCGGATCGGATCAAGAGGAACTGCCGGGTATAGGGTTTGGATTTGACATTGAATTCGATGCGCAGTACTCAGTTGGCGATGGTCTCCGCGTTGCTGGGCTTGATTCTGAGTCGGACCCGAGTGTGGAATTCAATTCCGAGGATTCGAATTTTCGTTTGGACAGCTTTTGTTTGGAGGAGCAGAGGACTGGGTTTGAGGGTTTCGAATGGGAGGAAGTTGAGGAAGGCGTTTTTAATCAGAGAGAAAACCTAGGCATAATGGTCGAGGAGGTCGAGGAGTTATCGGTTGGTTCATCGGAAGAAGTAGGGGTGCGAAATCTTGAGTGGGAAATTCTATTAGGTGCGAATATGAGGTTAGAACGTGCATTTGATGCGGATTCAGATTCGGATTCGTATCTAGCGGCATTTCAGGATGAATATGATGCGGAACCGGCTGAATATGATACCATTTTTGGGCGATTTGGGGATAACGGAAGGGGCAGCCCTCCAGCAGCGAAAAGGGTTGTGGAGAATCTTCCTTTTGTGGAGTTAACGGTGGAGGAATTGCAGACTAACGCTTTGGTCTGTGCAGTTTGTAAGGACGCGATTGTAGTGGAGGAGAAGGTGAGGCGGCTTCCGTGCTCTCATTATTATCACGGGGATTGCATTGTGCCGTGGTTGAGTATAAGGAATACCTGTCCTGTTTGTCGGTATGAATTACCCACCGAGGATACGGAGTAG
- the LOC121248187 gene encoding pentatricopeptide repeat-containing protein At3g02330, mitochondrial: MAHHHFPHLRLLRFSSFPSVPLFKSPQVCTFCTVALNQTTSTRWKTFSHIFQECSDRRALSPGKQGHARMIVSGFRPTVFVTNCLVQMYVKCHSLEYAFDVFDRMPARDTVSWNTMIFGYAGCRKMGIARSFFDTMPERDVVSWNSLISGYLQSGDYRESIDIFMMMGRMGMVFDETSFAVSLKVCSVMQDFDLGTQMHGNALRRGFDNDLVTGSALINMYAKCKKLDNSLSVFHEMPEKNWVSWSAVIAGCVQNDQFIEGFELFKKMQKAGVSVSQSIYASVFRSCAGLSAFSLGTQLHGHALKADFGSDVIVGTATLDMYAKCDSMLEARKLFNSLPTRTLQSYNAIIVGYVRSNQGFEALELFRLLQKCSLGFDEISLSAALSACGVMKGNLEGLQLHGLAAKSSLRSNVCVANAMLDMYGKCGALFEACCVFDEMLQRDAVSWNAIIVAHEQNENEGETLALFVSMLQSRMEPDEFTYGSVLKACAGQQALHFGMEIHGRLIKSRMGLKSFVGGALVDMYCKCGMMEEAEKIHDRTDEPAMVSWNAIISGFSLQNQSESAQRFFSQMLEKGINPDNFTYATVLDTCANLATVGLGKQIHAQIIKLELQPDVYVTSTLVDMYSKCGNMQDSILMFDKAPRRDPVTWNAMICGYAYHGLGEEALATFENMQLENLKPNHATFVSVLRACGHIGHVERGLHYFHSMLSDYGLNPQLEHYSCMVDILGRSGKVNEALKLIQEMPFEADAVIWRTLLSICKIHGNVEVAEKAATFILQLDPQDSAVYVLLSNIYADAGMWDEVTEMRKVMRQNYLKKEPGCSWIEVKDAVHTFLVGDKAHPRCKDVYEKLDMLTEEMKWVGYQPDIDFVLKEEIEELQEQQELRACIDVM; this comes from the coding sequence ATGGCTCACCATCACTTCCCTCATCTTCGGTTACTAAGGTTTTCGTCTTTCCCTTCGGTGCCCCTATTCAAATCTCCGCAAGTTTGTACATTTTGCACCGTTGCGCTAAACCAAACAACATCCACAAGGTGGAAAACCTTTTCCCACATCTTCCAAGAATGCTCGGATCGTCGAGCTCTAAGTCCGGGAAAACAAGGCCATGCTCGCATGATAGTTTCTGGGTTTCGGCCCACCGTCTTTGTCACAAATTGTTTGGTGCAAATGTATGTGAAGTGTCACAGTTTGGAGTATGCTTTTGATGTGTTTGATAGAATGCCGGCACGAGACACGGTATCTTGGAATACGATGATTTTTGGATACGCAGGATGTCGGAAGATGGGGATTGCGAGGTCCTTTTTTGATACAATGCCTGAGAGAGACGTGGTGTCCTGGAATTCTTTGATTTCGGGGTACTTGCAAAGTGGTGATTATCGAGAGTCGATTGATATATTTATGATGATGGGGAGAATGGGAATGGTGTTCGACGAAACTTCGTTTGCAGTTTCTTTAAAAGTGTGTTCTGTCATGCAAGACTTTGACTTGGGGACTCAGATGCATGGAAATGCTCTGCGAAGAGGTTTTGATAATGATTTGGTAACAGGAAGTGCCCTCATAAATATGTATGCCAAATGTAAGAAATTAGATAACTCTCTTTCTGTTTTCCACGAGATGCCTGAGAAGAATTGGGTTTCTTGGAGCGCTGTTATTGCTGGCTGTGTTCAGAATGATCAGTTCATTGAGGGCTTTGAACTGTTCAAGAAGATGCAGAAGGCAGGAGTCAGTGTTAGTCAATCTATTTATGCTAGTGTTTTCAGGTCCTGTGCAGGGTTATCTGCATTTAGTTTAGGTACTCAGTTGCATGGACATGCCTTAAAGGCTGACTTTGGATCTGATGTCATTGTGGGAACTGCCACTTTGGATATGTATGCAAAATGTGACAGCATGCTTGAAGCTCGAAAGCTATTTAACTCATTGCCAACCCGCACTTTGCAATCGTACAATGCCATTATTGTGGGGTATGTTCGAAGTAATCAAGGTTTTGAAGCTCTAGAACTATTTCGGCTTTTGCAGAAGTGTAGCCTTGGTTTTGATGAGATAAGCCTATCTGCTGCACTTAGCGCTTGTGGAGTGATGAAAGGAAATTTGGAGGGGCTTCAACTACATGGATTAGCAGCTAAGAGTAGTTTGAGGTCAAATGTTTGTGTGGCAAATGCCATGTTGGACATGTATGGTAAATGTGGAGCTCTTTTTGAAGCTTGTTGTGTGTTTGATGAGATGCTACAAAGAGATGCAGTGTCTTGGAATGCAATTATTGTCGCTCATGAGCAGAATGAAAATGAAGGGGAAACACTTGCACTCTTTGTTTCAATGCTTCAGTCAAGAATGGAACCTGATGAGTTCACCTATGGCAGTGTTTTAAAAGCTTGCGCAGGTCAGCAAGCTTTACACTTTGGCATGGAGATCCATGGCAGACTAATCAAGTCCAGAATGGGGTTGAAGTCATTTGTTGGAGGTGCTCTTGTCGATATGTACTGCAAGTGTGGCATGATGGAAGAGGCAGAAAAGATTCATGACAGAACAGATGAACCAGCAATGGTTTCGTGGAATGCCATAATTTCTGGATTCTCGCTACAAAACCAAAGTGAGAGTGCTCAGAGATTCTTTTCTCAGATGTTGGAGAAGGGTATAAACCCTGATAACTTCACGTATGCAACAGTTCTGGATACTTGTGCTAATTTAGCCACCGTTGGACTTGGGAAACAAATCCATGCTCAAATCATTAAGCTGGAATTGCAACCAGATGTGTATGTGACTAGCACTCTTGTCGATATGTACTCAAAATGTGGGAACATGCAAGACTCCATACTAATGTTCGATAAAGCACCTAGGCGAGATCCTGTGACATGGAACGCCATGATTTGTGGCTATGCTTACCATGGTCTTGGAGAAGAGGCGCTTGCAACTTTTGAGAATATGCAGcttgaaaatttgaaaccaaACCATGCTACTTTTGTTTCGGTTCTCAGAGCTTGTGGTCACATTGGGCATGTTGAGAGAGGATTGCACTACTTCCATTCCATGCTAAGTGACTATGGTTTAAATCCTCAGTTGGAGCATTATTCATGTATGGTTGATATATTAGGCAGGTCTGGGAAAGTTAACGAGGCTTTGAAGCTTATTCAAGAGATGCCTTTTGAAGCTGATGCTGTTATATGGAGAACTCTGCTTAGTATTTGCAAGATCCATGGGAATGTAGAGGTGGCAGAAAAAGCAGCCACTTTTATCCTGCAATTAGACCCTCAAGACTCTGCTGTTTATGTCCTGCTATCAAATATCTATGCTGATGCAGGTATGTGGGATGAGGTTACAGAGATGAGAAAAGTAATGAggcaaaattatttaaagaaggAACCTGGTTGTAGTTGGATCGAGGTAAAAGATGCAGTTCACACATTTCTTGTTGGTGACAAGGCTCATCCTAGATGCAAAGATGTATATGAGAAGCTTGATATGCTAACTGAGGAGATGAAGTGGGTCGGGTATCAACCAgacattgattttgtgcttaAGGAAGAGATTGAGGAACTCCAAGAGCAACAAGAGCTAAGAGCATGCATAGATGTTATGTAG